One genomic segment of Hordeum vulgare subsp. vulgare chromosome 2H, MorexV3_pseudomolecules_assembly, whole genome shotgun sequence includes these proteins:
- the LOC123424357 gene encoding cysteine-rich receptor-like protein kinase 41 — protein MDHATVVPSLAYHLLDQMTNGFSEDRELGRGTYGKVYLGLHTSGEKIAVKMLHPMLGLDDELFEKEYHNLESLQHQNVVRLVGYCHETRREYVPYNGKKVLGEVTHRALCFEYMQNGSLNDYLSDESSGHDWHTRYAIIKGICKGLKYLHEELEPPMFHLDLKPANVLLDENWLPKIGDFGLSRLIDERTRITASSVGTIGYLPPEYINHHVISNKLDIFSLGVIIIKIMAGPTGYSKSAEISSQQFTELVHRNWRNRLQAASVNALESYCIQVKRCIEMALSCVEVDRHKRPTIGNILNELNETETASQFADALLKDPESTTNQESQQTHITEVEEKREREQVRETENCFGEVVDNYRLDKMARYMGKHKAREDRAREAWNLVDEHDKDNKASKYVKGLKSLYGNGQSTLCRLYNETGDTIHQVANHDWAGHIGSAPYPATIGNGQWAAFHHVHRAGESSGSVAAVVYRGENKHGQDKDYIVAWSTPCSFWHRNKAFCGISDVDWFQNNLEKILYIISDADYSSSDKSGGCEIEAKIGRGHSPKFNARISYR, from the exons ATGGACCATGCAACTGTGGTGCCGAGTTTGGCATACCATTTGTTGGATCAGATGACAAATGGTTTCTCCGAGGACCGGGAACTTGGCAGAGGCACATACGGAAAAGTCTATCTG GGACTGCATACAAGTGGGGAGAAGATTGCTGTGAAGATGCTTCATCCCATGCTAGGACTTGATGATGAGCTATTTGAGAAGGAGTATCACAACCTTGAAAGTCTCCAACACCAGAATGTCGTGCGTTTAGTTGGCTATTGCCATGAAACTCGACGAGAATATGTGCCATACAATGGGAAAAAGGTTCTTGGTGAAGTGACACATAGGGCGCTTTGCTTCGAATATATGCAAAATGGAAGCCTTAATGATTATCTCTCTG ACGAATCTAGTGGACATGATTGGCACACACGCTATGCAATAATAAAAGGAATTTGCAAGGGTTTGAAATACCTTCACGAGGAATTGGAACCTCCGATGTTTCATTTGGACTTAAAACCAGCCAATGTATTGCTGGATGAGAACTGGTTGCCTAAGATTGGCGATTTTGGATTGTCGAGGCTAATCGACGAACGAACGCGTATCACTGCAAGTTCTGTAGGAACAAT TGGGTACTTACCGCCGGAATATATAAATCATCATGTAATTTCTAATAAGTTGGACATATTCAGCTTGGGTGTTATAATCATAAAGATAATGGCAGGACCCACAGGCTACTCAAAAAGTGCTGAAATATCTTCCCAACAATTCACTGAGCTT GTACATAGAAACTGGAGGAATAGGCTACAGGCAGCATCAGTGAATGCACTCGAGTCCTATTGCATACAAGTAAAGAGGTGCATTGAAATGGCTTTAAGTTGTGTGGAGGTTGACCGACATAAAAGGCCGACTATAGGAAACATCCTTAATGAGCTAAACGAGACAGAAACTGCAAGCCAATTTGCTGATGCATTACTAAAGGACCCTGAGTCAACAACGAACCAG GAAAGCCAGCAAACTCATATaacagaagtagaagaaaaacgtGAGAGAGAACAAGTGCGCGAAACAGAGAATTGCTTTGGTGAAGTAGTCGACAACTACAGGTTGGATAAAATGGCAAGGTACATGGGCAAACACAAGGCACGGGAAGATCGAGCACGCGAGGCATGGAACCTGGTGGATGAGcatgacaaggacaacaaagcTTCCAAGTATGTCAAGGGTCTGAAGTCCCTGTATGGAAATGGACAGTCAACGTTGTGCCGTTTGTATAATGAGACCGGAGATACCATCCACCAAGTCGCAAACCACGACTGGGCTGGCCACATAGGCAGTGCACCCTACCCAGCTACTATTGGCAACGGACAGTGGGCAGCATTCCATCACGTCCACCGGGCAGGTGAGTCCTCAGGCTCCGTAGCCGCTGTCGTCTACCGAGGGGAAAATAAACATGGCCAAGACAAGGATTACATAGTTGCCTGGAGTACACCATGTAGTTTCTGGCACCGCAATAAG GCTTTCTGTGGGATCAGTGATGTCGACTGGTTTCAAAACAACTTGGAGAAGATTTTGTATATCATTTCCGACGCCGATTATTCTTCTAGCGACAAATCGGGCGGGTGTGAGATTGAAGCGAAAATTGGCAGAGGACATAGCCCCAAGTTTAATGCAAGAATCAGCTATCGCTGA